A window of Anomalospiza imberbis isolate Cuckoo-Finch-1a 21T00152 chromosome 4, ASM3175350v1, whole genome shotgun sequence contains these coding sequences:
- the LOC137472303 gene encoding low-density lipoprotein receptor-related protein 2-like: MGRPPPSLRRVLVFLSILLPPLLPLAGSAAGAGTRRTPAASPTCAASRQAACVSGCIPVPWLCDGEQQCPDGADEQCDVACGGDPHVWQCDDGRCVSSSWRCDGAADCLDGSDEQDCVCGTKKVQCPGTHHCIPHWELCDRHQDCEDGWDEEGCPQQPCLPGQWQCRNRVCIMAEWKCNGIDDCGDSSDEDVCAPCTPGMVRCDEGKCILESLMCDDKDDCLDGTDEPSTCGRSCFVRNGGCAETCTDTHWGVQCSCGAGWVLQADGQSCADVDECSLEYSPCSQLCTNTPGTFSCACLQGYTLRHGTACEVADNSTQILVAVGQDLAVLDVRTQAYRPLLSTETEPRALVYDLLRETYYWLTEDGELRVHHPGKGTQPLYADAGEVNSISVDWFTGQLYWASSHPPAICAGLGDGRGYVTVLGKDIAPEQLTVHPAARSLYWVNRGQRGRTVIAAAGMDGSNRRELTVVSMEEPVGLSLDHVAGRLYWISEYKESIETLRVDGSGRHSFHAVLRSHTEPLGLAVFESRFFWTDGTEMVSATWASPQEHAVLLRAPISAFTVLHALQQPPRDTAACALGLCSHLCLLSPVHPRGYKCACPEGLFLLPSGKCAELSIVYASGKAISLVHVGPGAHTKQVQEWQETLHLQDVDWQRSILYGTDDRGTLLRVVGHPGRREAIVTGLPVCSARVDIRSGDLYWLACNRRDIGVIRTSDKSPRILHRARSSIQHLFLDWQRGALYWLALGQPLQALSLAGGAPWDAWNETWPGDLPAAMDSRAYSVLWSSALGLQALSLTKRQAVTLAPSWSHGLVAAFEPYLVSANGTALLLWDRRTLALVLSLPAVGVQGVVAFVGSEVQTVPPSKGSAMPLLPPVTTTMRTTTSTTAAWPTTSTTTPPSSQTTTALSTTPAPTSKATTSQTTTRQSTSKKTTPAPTTVRTTLTKTTTVQPATSTTRSFTTKITAPQPTTTTPHSNSSARVLTPTPPLQSSTAHPLTPVLHLSCSRTHVPCRDGTGCVAQEYLCDGEKDCADGSDEDGCAQVCNTPGAFHCASGAVCVGAGERCDGVPQCPDGSDETGCWTPTQECALRCDAATRCIPRSWLCDGHADCLDHTDEQGCVLKECGPAEFSCRSGQCVALALHCDGDHDCQDGSDEEGCAVPRPLLCREGEVTCSHSGECVPEAWRCDGAADCGDGSDEQGCPWEEELCEDQQWGCSHGHECIPDVWRCDGETDCTDGSDEAGCHPAPCQSNEYPCGLGSCLNASLVCNGRQDCADGSDEGGSCSVPCQRSCTHLCYSSPQGPRCWCGPGYQLAADGLSCMDIDECMEWGKGSCSQTCLNVPGSYSCGCLPGYLLEPDGHVCKLTGPEPKLLVAVQSEVLSYGLRSGHEEVVLATDKDRVVFSLDYDLVERKVFWMDLATESIRWQDLNSGKKGTLVKGVRSDCIAVDWLGRNLYWTDGVAGQVLATRLGAAWQGIPEYTVVMDGDLDQPHSLVLQPLAGLMYWSEVGSHSRLMEASMDGSWRHVLLAQGLGWPTALALDLPTQRIFWLDEKLGSVGSARLDGSSVKVLKLRWVQSPFAAAVCEGQLYWSERKTWSVQQVDKASGKNRTVLLKRHGQPHGLQVMHPALRPTAPNPCETRGCSHLCLLSARHTGQCRCPAGLMLATNETTCLPIRDSAFALLVSPAAVAQVYLKDLPASAGSQGLPPHRALPLAKVSRLTAVDYAVKDKSLYFAEVGGNSIGLLRMKDWGRLSWKKAVAVEGTVTSLALDWLSGNLYWIGGQPPTIHVAAPRGRWALALLSEGLQGAAWLALCPRASTMCFVTAAGSHGHGAVVECAAMDGTGRRVVWKRARAPTGLAFGGAGTRLYWADHERGTISSVELDGSRFRLVREGLHGLSLFAVGEGFLLWSTTSTNGSSKIWHSRLEQAENWWFPMEQELVTMRIYSQFSQEGTNGCTKSNGGCAQLCLPNPAGRQCRCSPGYHLVHGAACALAPPCPAPLQACPDLQSCISREQVCDGRPDCANGSDESDCATVKVGTQVPAVAPSGMSHVEQKPVSSIAAPQPRQPRPSLSAAPGPQEHGEPFVVSPSTEEVLGAVPCSSETCNLRGDCAIEAGRVTCHCALGYRGDYCEEAEVQPLAGPITLGVAVLLLVAAAAVGALAYMRRRDRRRRTSSTASTRVLTLYHRESDPEEEDEEEEEELPPKSDTFVNEAYEGKEELPALLRKGPSHINTVIS; this comes from the exons atgggCCGCCCCCCGCCGTCGCTCCGCCGGGTGCTCGTCTTCCTCAGCATCCtcctgccgccgctgctgccgctggcCGGGAGCGCCGCTGGCGCCGGGACACGCCGCACCC CGGCTGCCAGCCCCACGTGTGCAGCCTCACGCCAGGCCGCTTGCGTTTCCGGCTGCATCCCCGTTCCCTGGCTCTGCGATGGTGAGCAGCAGTGTCCTGACGGCGCAGACGAGCAGTGCG ATGTTGCCTGTGGTGGAGACCCCCATGTCTGGCAGTGTGACGATGGCCGGTGTGTTTCTAGCAGCTGGCGCTGCGATGGTGCTGCTGACTGCCTGGATGGCTCTGATGAGCAGGACTGTG TGTGCGGGACAAAGAAGGTGCAGTGTCCAGGCACCCACCACTGCATCCCACACTGGGAGCTGTGTGATCGGCACCAAGACTGTGAAGATggctgggatgaggaggggTGTCCTCAGCAGCCCTGTCTGCCTGGGCAGTGGCAGTGCAGGAACAGGGTGTGCATCATGGCTGAGTGGAAGTGCAATGGGATCGACGACTGTGGTGATTCCTCAGATGAAGATGTCTGCG CCCCCTGTACACCTGGCATGGTGCGGTGTGATGAGGGCAAGTGTATCCTGGAGTCCCTGATGTGCGATGACAAGGATGACTGCCTGGATGGCACAGATGAGCCCAGCACATGTG GTCGGAGCTGCTTTGTACGCAACGGGGGCTGTGCAGAGACGTGTACTGACACGCACTGGGGAGTGCAGTGctcctgtggggctggctgggtgctgcaggcagaTGGGCAAAGCTGTGCTG ATGTGGACGAGTGCTCCCTGGAGTacagcccctgcagccagcTGTGCACCAACACCCCGGGCACTTTCAGCTGTGCCTGTCTCCAGGGCTACACCCTGCGGCATGGCACCGCCTGCGAAGTGGCAG ACAATTCAACACAGATCCTGGTGGCCGTGGGGCAGGACCTGGCCGTTCTGGATGTACGGACCCAAGCCTACAGGCCCCTGCTCTCCACTGAGACCGAGCCCCGTGCCCTGGTGTATGACCTGCTCCGAGAAACCTACTACTGGCTGACAGAGGATGGAGAGCTCCGTGTTCACCACCCAGGGAAAGGCACACAGCCTCTCTATGCAG ATGCTGGAGAGGTGAACAGCATCTCTGTGGACTGGTTCACAGGGCAACTGTACTGGGCCAGCAGCCATCCTCCAGCcatctgtgcagggctgggtgaTGGCCGTGGGTATGTGAcagtgctggggaaggacaTTGCACCAGAGCAGCTGACAGTACATCCAGctgcaag GTCCCTGTACTGGGTCAACCGTGGACAGAGGGGCCGGACAGTCATTGCTGCAGCCGGCATGGATGGCTCAAACCGGCGGGAGCTCACAGTTGTGTCCATGGAGGAGCCTGTGGGGCTGAGCCTGGACCATGTGGCTGGCAGGCTGTACTGGATCAGCGAGTACAAGGAG tccatCGAGACACTGCGGGTGGATGGCAGCGGGCGCCACTCCTTCCACGCCGTTTTGCGGAGCCACACGGAGCCGCTGGGCCTGGCCGTGTTTGAGAGCCGGTTCTTCTGGACCGATGGCACAGAGATGGTGTCAGCCACCTGGGCCTCTCCCCAGGAGCACGCAGTGCTGCTCCGTGCCCCTATCTCAGCTTTCACTGTGCTGCATGCACTGCAGCAGCCTCCCA GGGACACTGCTGCATGTGCCCTGGGCCTGTGCAGTCACCTTTgcctcctgtcccctgtgcATCCTCGGGGCTACAAGTGTGCATGTCCAGAGGGCCTTTTCCTCCTGCCCTCAGGGAAGTGTGCAG agctgtccaTCGTGTATGCCTCAGGAAAGGCCATCTCCCTGGTGCATGTGGGCCCTGGAGCACACACCAAACAGGTGCAGGAGTGGCAGGAGACCCTCCACCTGCAAGATGTGGACTGGCAGAGGTCAATACTCTATGGGACAGATGACCGTGGGACTCTGCTGCGTGTTGTGGGCCACCCTGGCAGGAGAGAGGCCATTGTGACTGGGCTGCCAG TCTGCTCTGCCCGTGTGGACATCCGCTCGGGGGACCTGTACTGGCTCGCATGTAACCGGAGGGACATCGGCGTGATCCGGACATCTGACAAGTCCCCGCGCATCCTGCACCGTGCTCGCAGCAGCATCCAGCACCTCTTCTTAGACTGGCAGCGTGGTGCTCTGTACTGGCTGGCCCTTGGGCAACCCCTGCAGGCACTGAGCCTGGCGGGGGGTGCTCCATGGGATGCCTGGAATGAGACGTGGCCTGGAGACCTGCCTGCGGCCATGGACAGCAGAGCCTACAGCGTGCTCTGGAGCTCAGCCCTGG GCCTGCAGGCGCTGAGTCTGACCAAGCGGCAAGCAGTCACCCTGGCACCCAGCTGGTCCCATGGCCTTGTGGCCGCCTTTGAGCCATACCTGGTGTCAGCAAATGGGACggctctgctgctgtgggacCGCAGGACGCTGGCCCTCGTTCTGTCCCTGCCGGCAGTGGGTGTGCAGGGAGTGGTGGCCTTCGTGGGCTCAGAGGTGCAGACTG TGCCACCAAGCAAAGGGTCTGCCATGCCACTCCTTCCACCTGTGACCACCACTATGAGGACAACCACAAGCACCActgctgcttggccaaccaCCTCCACCACAACACCACCGTCAAGCCAGACCACCACTGCACTCAGCACTACTCCTGCACCAACCAGCAAGGCTACCACATCACAAACCACCACCAGACAGTCCACATCAAAGAAGACCACCCCTGCACCAACCACTGTCCGGACCACACTGACCAAGACTACCACTGTGCAGCCAGCCACCAGCACCACTCGATCTTTTACAACTAAGATCACTGCCCCACAGCCAACCACAACCACCCCACACTCAAACAGTTCTGCACGGGTGTTGACACCTACCCCACCCCTCCAGTCCAGCACTGCACACCCCCTGACCCCAGTTCTCCATCTGTCCTGTTCTCGCACACATGTGCCCTGCCGTGACGGCACTGGGTGTGTGGCCCAGGAGTACCTGTGTGATGGGGAGAAGGACTGTGCAGATGGCTCCGATGAGGATGGGTGTGCCCAGGTCTGCAACACTCCAG GGGCCTTCCACTGTGCGAGTGGAGCTGTGTGTGTCGGGGCAGGAGAGCGCTGCGATGGGGTGCCACAGTGTCCCGATGGCTCGGATGAGACGGGCTGCTGGACCCCCACACAGGAGTGTGCCCTGCGCTGCGACGCTGCCACCCGCTGCATCCCCAGGAGCTGGCTGTGTGATGGCCATGCTGACTGCCTGGACCACACGGATGAGCAGGGCTGTG TGCTGAAGGAGTGTGGTCCAGCTGAGTTTTCCTGTCGGAGCGGGCAGTGTgtggccctggccctgcactgcGATGGTGACCATGACTGCCAGGACGGCTCAGATGAGgaaggctgtgctgtgcctcgGCCGCTGCTCTGCCGTGAGGGTGAGGTGACATGTTCCCACAGTGGGGAGTGTGTGCCAGAGGCCTGGCGCTGTGATGGTGCTGCTGACTGTGGGGATGGCTCAGACGagcag GGCTGCCCTTGGGAGGAAGAGCTGTGTGAGGACCAGCAGTGGGGCTGCTCCCATGGCCATGAGTGCATCCCCGATGTCTGGCGCTGTGATGGAGAGACTGACTGCACTGATGGCAGTGACGAGGCTGGCT GCCACCCTGCTCCTTGTCAGAGTAATGAGTACCCCTGTGGTCTGGGGTCCTGCCTGAATGCATCCCTGGTGTGCAACGGCCGGCAGGACTGCGCGGATGGCTCAGACGAGGgggggagctgctctgtgccctgccagCGATCCTGCACTCATCTCTGCTACTCCTCGCCCCAGGGCCCT CGGTGCTGGTGTGGCCCAGGCTATCAGCTTGCTGCGGATGGTCTGTCCTGCATGGACATAGACGAGTGCATGGAGTGGGGCAAGGGATCCTGCAGCCAGACATGCCTCAATGTCCCAGGGTCCTACAGCTGTGGCTGTCTCCCTGGCTACCTGCTGGAGCCTGATGGCCACGTCTGCAAACTCACTG GACCAGAGCCCAAGCTGCTAGTGGCTGTGCAGTCCGAGGTGCTGTCCTATGGCCTGCGGAGTGGCCATGAGGAGGTGGTGCTGGCCACTGACAAGGATCGTGTTGTCTTCTCACTTGACTATGACTTGGTGGAGAGGAAAGTCTTCTGGATGGacctggccacagagagcatcCGCTGGCAGGACCTCAACTCGGGAAAGAAAGGCACACTGGTGAAAG GTGTGAGATCAGACTGTATAGCAGTGGACTGGCTTGGGAGGAACCTGTACTGGACAGATGGGGtagcagggcaggtgctggccacTCGCTTGGGGGCTGCCTGGCAAGGGATACCAGAGTACACTGTGGTGATGGATGGAGACCTGGACCAGCCCCACTCTCTGGTGCTCCAGCCTCTGGCAGG GCTGATGTACTGGTCAGAGGTGGGGAGCCACTCACGGCTGATGGAGGCCAGTATGGATGGGAGTTGGCGGCATGTGCTGCTGGCCCAGGGACTGGGCTGGCCCACAGCACTAGCCCTCGACCTCCCCACCCAGAGGATCTTCTGGCTGGATGAGAAGCTGGGCAGTGTTGGTTCTGCACGTCTGGATGGCAGCAGTGTGAAG GTCCTGAAGCTGCGCTGGGTCCAGAGCCCCTTTGCAGCAGCTGTGTGCGAGGGGCAGCTCTACTGGTCAGAGAGGAAGACATGGTCCGTGCAGCAGGTGGACAAGGCCAGCGGCAAGAACAGGACCGTGCTGCTCAAACGGCACGGGCAGCCCCATGGCCTCCAG GTGATGCACCCAGCCCTGCGCCCCACGGCCCCCAACCCGTGTGAGACGCGCGGCTGCTCCCACCTGTGTCTGCTGAGCGCCAGGCACACTGGGCAGTGCCGCTGCCCCGCCGGGCTGATGCTGGCCACCAATGAGACCACCTGTCTGCCCATCCGTGATTCGGCCTTTGCCCTCCTGGTCTcaccagcagctgtggcacag GTCTACCTGAAGGACCTGCCTGCATCAGCTGGATCCCAAGGGCTTCCCCCGCACCGAGCCCTGCCTTTGGCAAAGGTGAGCCGCCTGACAGCTGTTGACTATGCAGTGAAAGACAAGAGTTTGTACTTTGCAGAAGTGGGAGGCAATTCCATCGGACTGCTGCGCATGAAGGACTGGGGACGGCTGTCCTGGAAGAAGGCAGTAGCTGTGGAGGGCACGGTGACATCCCTGGCCTTGGACTGGCTGAGTGGGAACCTTTACTGGATTGGGGGACAGCCACCCACCATCCATGTGGCAGCTCCCAGGGGGCGGTGGGCCCTGGCACTACTCAGCGAGGGGCTGCAGGGTGCTGCCTGGCTGGCACTGTGTCCTCGTGCTTCCACCATGTGCTTTGTCACAGCAGCTGGCAGCCATGGGCATGGCGCTGTGGTGGAGTGTGCGGCCATGGATGGCACTGGCCGCAGAGTGGTCTGGAAGAGAGCCCGGGCTCCCACTGGCCTTGCctttgggggtgctggcaccagGCTGTACTGGGCAGACCATG AGAGAGGTACCATCAGCAGTGTTGAGCTGGATGGATCCCGCTTCCGGCTGGTGCGGGAAGGGCTGCATGGTCTCTCACTCTTTGCCGTAGGAGAAGGCTTTCTGCTCTGGAGCACAACCTCTACCAACG GCTCCAGCAAGATCTGGCACAGCCGGCTGGAGCAGGCTGAGAACTGGTGGTTCCCgatggagcaggagctggtAACCATGAGGATTTACAGCCAGTTCTCACAGGAAG GCACCAATGGCTGTACGAAGAGCAatgggggctgtgcccagctctgcctgcccaaCCCTGCAGGGCGGCAGTGTCGCTGCTCACCCGGATACCACCTGGTGCATGGGGCAGCGTGTGCGCTGGCACCGCCTTGCCCCGCCCCGCTGCAGGCCTGCCCCGACCTCCAGAGCTGCATTTCCAGAGAGCAGGTCTGTGATGGGCGCCCTGACTGTGCCAACGGCTCCGATGAGTCTGACT GTGCCACAGTGAAGGTGGGGACGCAGGTCCCTGCAGTGGCACCATCAGGAATGTCCCACGTAGAACAAAAACCAGTCTCATCCATAGCTGCACCCCAGCCTCGGCAGCCCCGCCCCAGCCTGTCTGCAGCCCCTGGCCCCCAGGAGCACGGAGAGCCTTTCGTGGTATCCCCCAGCacagaggaggtgctgggggctgtgccctgcagcagcgAGACATGCAACCTGCGTGGGGACTGTGCCATCGAGGCTGGCCGAGTGACGTGCCACTGCGCCCTGGGCTATCGTGGTGACTACTGCGAGGAGGCCGAGGTGCAGCCCCTGGCAGGACCCATTACCCTGGGGGTGGCCGTGCTCCTGCTggtcgctgctgctgctgtgggggcCCTGGCCTACATGCGGAGGCGGGACAGGCGGAGGAG gaCCTCGAGCACTGCTTCCACTCGGGTGCTGACCCTGTACCACCGTGAAAGTGATCCagaggaagaggatgaggaggaggaggaagagcttcCCCCCAAGAGTGATACATTTGTGAATGAAGCTTACGAAGGGAAAGAG gagctgccagccctgctgaggaaAGGACCATCTCACATCAACACCGTAATTTCATAA